The DNA segment AGCTGGATCGGCTGCGTTTTCACCAGATCTTTGAGCACTGAGGCTGGAGCTCAGTCTTCCAGCATGAAGTTGCCGTCGCCTTCGCTGTTCTCGAGCAACGCGTCCAGCTGACGGGCGTGGTCACCGTTGTCCTTGTCGAGGGCGGCCAGCATGGATTCAGCCATTGCTCGCCGTCCTTCCACATCGCGATGGCCTTCTCGGGCCGCTGCCTGTTCCACCTGGCGCCGGGCACTGGCAAGGCTGATGCTCAGTCGACTCGCCAACTGGGCACAAAGTTTGACGAGGGTGGGGTCTTGAATCGCGGCCATCGCAACCAACCGGGGATCTTCAGTATCCGTTGAAGCGATCCAGGATTAGGCGTGCCAGCTGATCGCTCCCCCCTGCTGGCCCCATCCGCTGCGACCCGATCCGTCCCAGATGGGAGCGGAGTGCCGGGTCAGCCAGGAGGACTTCGAGCCGTCTAGTGAGCTCGGATTCATCAGAGCAGGGACGAACCGCTCCCCCCAAGAGGCGGCTTTGACGGCGGGCGAAGCCCGGCTTGAACTGCGGTCCCGGTCCCGGGAGGGACAGGGCCGGAATGCCCAGCCCCACCAGTTGTTCCGTCGCTGTTCCGGCGGTGGCGATGCCGGCTTCTGCCCAGCCGGCCCATCGGTCAAAGCAACCTCGCCCGATCAGCACCAGGCAGGCTCCTTTCACCCAGCAGGCTTCGGCACCCAGTTGGTCCGAAGGCGGAAGGCTGCGTCGAAACCCCAGTTGTTCAAGACTGTCGCTCAGGGCCTCTGCATCGGGTTGGGCGCCCACGGCCACGAGCAGTGCCATCGGCACACGGCCGGGCAGCGCCATGGCACTGCGAACCAACCGCTGCAGGTTGCGCTGGGCCTCCGGCATGCGACTCCCGCAGAGCAAGAGCACTCGGCGGCAGCGTTCCAGGGCTGATGGCAGCGGTTGGATTTGAAGGCCATCCATCATCGGATTGCCCGGCGCAAGGGCGCCCACGCCTTTGCGTTGCAAGCCACGGGCTGTGAGCCGATCACGCATGGCCACCAGTTGACAGCGGCGGGAGCGCATCAGGCGCCATTCCCAGGGATCCCACTCACTGCCCTTGAGCCGGTGGTAGCAGTCGCTTTTGGCCCCTCCAGGACCACTGAGCCAGGTGTAGTCGCTTTTGGGAGTGCCGATGAAGCCGAAGGGAGCGCCACTGCTCCAGGCCATCAGCAGTGGCAGCAAATCGCCAATGGCAACGATGGGTTGGCGCTCATGGCCCAGGCGGCGCACCAACCGCCATTGACTCCAACTCAAACTGGGGAGACCAGCCCTGACGTCTGCCAGCAGACCTCTCAGGCTTTGGTTGCTGAAGCCACCGCTGGGCAGGGCCGCTTTCGGCCCTAGGCGTGTCAACCATCCCTGCTGAACCGCAGCATCAAAGACCCGGCCGGCGCCCACCAGAGGGAGCACGGTCAGGGGCCGTCGCGGTGCGCGCCGATGCACGGCCTGGATGATCCGCAGGGTGATCAGGTCTTCCCCGTGACCGTTGCAGAGAAACAGCAGAGAGCCAGGTGCATGGCTGATAAGATCCTCTGATGGGGACAGCTGTTCCCGGGCGGCGGCATGGCCAAGTGGTAAGGCAGAGGATTGCAAATCCTTTATCCCCAGTTCGAATCTGGGTGCCGCCTTTGAATCCTCATCACAGTTGAGCCTCCGCGCTCATTTCGGCAACGTTGCGTGTGTGACTCTCGCAGCTGACGGTGTCTGCATCAATCCAGCAACGCCCCTGGGCCATGCGGGTTGCAGGAAGGCCCGTGGGGAGACCTCTGGCATCAAACCGGACCCAGGAGGTGCTGAGCAGGCTTCCATTCCAGCGGCGTGAATCCACACGGCAGCCGGAGTTGTCGCAGCTGAGCGGATTG comes from the Synechococcus sp. A15-62 genome and includes:
- a CDS encoding lipid-A-disaccharide synthase-related protein yields the protein MLFLCNGHGEDLITLRIIQAVHRRAPRRPLTVLPLVGAGRVFDAAVQQGWLTRLGPKAALPSGGFSNQSLRGLLADVRAGLPSLSWSQWRLVRRLGHERQPIVAIGDLLPLLMAWSSGAPFGFIGTPKSDYTWLSGPGGAKSDCYHRLKGSEWDPWEWRLMRSRRCQLVAMRDRLTARGLQRKGVGALAPGNPMMDGLQIQPLPSALERCRRVLLLCGSRMPEAQRNLQRLVRSAMALPGRVPMALLVAVGAQPDAEALSDSLEQLGFRRSLPPSDQLGAEACWVKGACLVLIGRGCFDRWAGWAEAGIATAGTATEQLVGLGIPALSLPGPGPQFKPGFARRQSRLLGGAVRPCSDESELTRRLEVLLADPALRSHLGRIGSQRMGPAGGSDQLARLILDRFNGY